The Thermotoga sp. Ku-13t genomic sequence CGAACGGCTTCAGCTTGCTTCTCAAATAGAGCACGTAAACGTCGACGACGTTGCTTTTGATTTCCTTTTCGTTACCCCAGACGCGTTCGAGGATCTCCTCCCGGCTGAAAACGATGTTTGGATCGCGCATGAAGAGTTCCAGAAGGTCGAACTCTCTCCTGCTCAACTTCAGCTCCATACCTCTGATCGTGACCTTTCGAGTTTTCGAGTTCAATTCTATCTCTTCGAACTTCAGAACTTCGCCCCTGAGAAGGTGACTCCGCCTGATCAGGCTCTGAATGCGCGCGAGCAACTCCCTGAAATCGAACGGTTTGGTCAGATAATCGTCGGCCCCGTTTCTCAAACCTGCTATCTTGTCGTCCACCGAATCGAGTGCGGTCAACATAAGCACGGGAGTATGGATGTTGCTGTCTCTCAACGTTCTCACGAACTCGAAACCATCCACGCCAGGCAGCAGCACATCGAGAACGATGCAATCGTAACTCTCAGTCAACGCCATGTCGAGGCCCGTATCGCCGTCGAATGCCAGTTCAACGGAATAACCTTCTTTTTCGAGCCCTCTCTTTATGGAATTCGCCAGATCTTCGTTGTCCTCAACCACGAGAATCTTCACTACCTTCCCCCCGTCATTGCTGTCTTTTCAACATCTCCTGCTGAACTTTCTTGAAAACTTCCTGTGTCAACTCGATCTTCAAAATTGCGGGAGTCTTCATGCTCACTGTGGCAAGGTTTTTGTTGTTTCCGACC encodes the following:
- a CDS encoding response regulator transcription factor — protein: MKILVVEDNEDLANSIKRGLEKEGYSVELAFDGDTGLDMALTESYDCIVLDVLLPGVDGFEFVRTLRDSNIHTPVLMLTALDSVDDKIAGLRNGADDYLTKPFDFRELLARIQSLIRRSHLLRGEVLKFEEIELNSKTRKVTIRGMELKLSRREFDLLELFMRDPNIVFSREEILERVWGNEKEIKSNVVDVYVLYLRSKLKPFGYDRYLETVPGIGYKFKLEA